A stretch of the Agrobacterium vitis genome encodes the following:
- a CDS encoding conjugal transfer protein TraB, producing the protein MRHEYLRATALIFTSIAIGVAGWSGHALLLPVALGFPVLWSIARTRSVAALVSAGYFLAASRGLPQGVAAFYSSDIWPGLLLWLCASLSFVMVHAVLWTMNGPMRPFRYLVAAGVMAIPPFGITGWAHPVTAAGVLFPGLGWWGLGLMTAGLAGLVTRIWPAVAITLTGFWLWSAASWTEPSLPNGWRGVDLELGASLGRDAGLHRQRDLIATVRGAANGGARFVALPEGALGFWTPTVARLWTRTSGDTDATVIAGATMLDATGYDNVLVAIDRNGGSSILYRERMPVPGSMWQPWRFLFGESGGARADFFANPVVPIGASQVAPLICYEQLIVWPVLQSMLHDPEFIIAVGNGWWAKGTSIVAIQRTAATAWANLFGKPLVIAFNT; encoded by the coding sequence ATGCGCCATGAATATCTTCGGGCGACGGCGCTGATATTCACTTCCATCGCGATCGGCGTGGCGGGCTGGAGCGGGCATGCGTTGCTTCTACCCGTTGCGCTCGGATTTCCGGTTCTTTGGTCAATCGCGCGAACGAGATCAGTGGCGGCACTTGTGTCCGCCGGATATTTCTTGGCGGCGTCGCGAGGTCTGCCACAGGGCGTTGCCGCCTTCTACTCGTCCGATATCTGGCCGGGCTTGTTGCTCTGGCTGTGCGCGTCTTTGAGCTTTGTCATGGTGCATGCCGTGCTCTGGACGATGAACGGGCCCATGCGTCCGTTTCGCTATCTAGTCGCGGCAGGCGTCATGGCCATCCCGCCATTCGGCATCACGGGCTGGGCACATCCCGTGACAGCCGCGGGTGTTCTGTTTCCGGGATTGGGATGGTGGGGGCTTGGACTTATGACAGCGGGCCTTGCGGGCCTCGTAACCCGCATCTGGCCAGCTGTCGCCATCACCTTGACTGGGTTTTGGCTGTGGTCCGCCGCGTCGTGGACCGAGCCGAGTTTACCCAATGGCTGGCGCGGTGTCGACCTCGAATTGGGCGCTTCGCTTGGTCGGGACGCCGGTCTTCACCGCCAGCGTGACCTGATCGCAACGGTGCGTGGCGCCGCCAACGGTGGCGCCCGCTTTGTGGCGCTGCCGGAAGGTGCGCTTGGTTTCTGGACACCGACCGTGGCGCGGCTTTGGACGAGGACGTCAGGCGATACCGATGCAACGGTCATCGCCGGCGCAACGATGCTCGATGCCACCGGTTATGACAATGTCCTCGTCGCGATCGACAGGAATGGTGGAAGCAGCATCCTCTATCGCGAACGCATGCCCGTCCCCGGCTCGATGTGGCAGCCCTGGCGTTTCTTGTTCGGGGAGAGTGGTGGTGCCAGGGCGGATTTCTTTGCGAACCCGGTCGTCCCGATTGGTGCCAGCCAAGTAGCGCCGCTGATTTGCTACGAGCAACTGATCGTCTGGCCCGTCCTTCAGTCGATGCTGCACGATCCGGAGTTCATCATTGCCGTCGGAAACGGCTGGTGGGCCAAAGGAACCTCAATCGTCGCGATCCAACGGACTGCTGCCACGGCGTGGGCGAATCTGTTCGGAAAACCGCTTGTTATTGCCTTCAACACCTGA
- the traF gene encoding conjugative transfer signal peptidase TraF, giving the protein MTAGTETLRSMTAQQRRAAGIISVVALVTVVTISIAVTGGYRINLTPSEPLGLWRIIPLHRPAAVDDLLFVCPPETAAMRAARARGYFRSGSCPDGVAPLIKTVIAVAGQHVEIGDTVSVDGRKVPFSDLALRDGKGRPLTPFPNGIVPPGYVFLHSAFRGSYDSRYFGPLPASGVLGLAQEVLTYAP; this is encoded by the coding sequence ATGACGGCGGGAACTGAAACGCTCCGGTCGATGACAGCTCAGCAACGACGAGCGGCAGGTATCATCTCGGTGGTCGCATTGGTTACCGTAGTGACGATTAGCATTGCCGTCACCGGCGGCTACCGCATCAATCTGACTCCGAGCGAGCCCCTCGGCCTGTGGCGCATTATCCCGCTTCATCGACCGGCAGCAGTCGACGACCTCCTGTTCGTCTGCCCACCGGAAACGGCGGCGATGCGGGCAGCGAGGGCACGAGGTTATTTCCGTTCTGGTTCCTGCCCGGACGGCGTCGCACCTTTGATCAAGACAGTGATCGCCGTTGCAGGACAGCATGTCGAAATCGGCGACACCGTGAGCGTGGACGGAAGGAAGGTCCCCTTCTCAGACCTCGCTTTGCGCGATGGAAAAGGGCGGCCGTTGACGCCCTTTCCGAACGGCATCGTACCGCCGGGATATGTCTTCCTGCATTCCGCATTCCGCGGCTCTTACGATTCCCGATACTTCGGTCCGTTGCCCGCGTCCGGTGTTCTTGGACTGGCGCAGGAGGTCCTCACCTATGCGCCATGA
- a CDS encoding TraH family protein: protein MIDTALIKECADPSLKPAVVEQFVIAAGSDDPFAVTVKSGGRLILIPKAASAEEAMAIVRQYAGQAVVRVGLTQFPAGVGVREATELKPDLVDPCQNLRKGTAMFAKVLRIVAKWYGNPTSKDVFPQIFEDAVYAWKTGEFEGVSVFQAEDPGTPLNVPQQSVEKIPAEEDDAEANTREKQPEAEQDAGIRIDLSRIGGQQ from the coding sequence ATGATCGACACGGCCCTGATAAAAGAATGCGCAGACCCTTCTCTCAAGCCAGCGGTCGTCGAGCAGTTCGTGATCGCAGCGGGCTCGGATGATCCCTTTGCCGTCACCGTCAAATCCGGCGGCCGGCTGATCCTCATTCCGAAAGCGGCATCGGCCGAGGAGGCGATGGCGATCGTGCGCCAATATGCCGGCCAGGCCGTCGTTCGCGTTGGGCTGACGCAGTTCCCCGCTGGGGTTGGAGTGAGGGAAGCGACCGAATTGAAGCCCGATTTGGTCGATCCCTGCCAGAACCTTCGCAAAGGCACCGCGATGTTCGCCAAGGTCCTCAGGATCGTCGCGAAATGGTATGGCAACCCGACGAGCAAAGACGTCTTTCCGCAAATTTTCGAGGATGCGGTCTACGCATGGAAGACGGGCGAGTTCGAGGGCGTGAGCGTGTTTCAGGCGGAGGATCCCGGAACGCCGCTTAATGTTCCGCAGCAAAGTGTAGAGAAAATCCCCGCCGAGGAGGATGACGCCGAGGCCAACACAAGAGAGAAACAGCCAGAGGCGGAGCAGGATGCAGGCATACGGATCGATCTGTCGCGCATTGGCGGTCAGCAATAG